The Desulfuromonas thiophila genome contains the following window.
CCGAGCTGGCCACTGCGGTGGGGCGCCGTCTGCCGGAGGAGTACCATGGCCGCTGAACAACAATTCATTCCCAAATGGATCGCCTGGGAGAGCACCAGACGCTGCAACCTCAGCTGTGTGCACTGCCGCTGCTCGTCGGATCTGGCGGCGGCGGCCGGTGATTTCACCACCGAAGAGGCCTACCGGCTGATCGATGACATCTGCGAGGTGTCCAAGCCGGTGCTGGTATTGTCCGGCGGCGAGCCGCTGATGCGGCCGGATATCTTCGACATTGCCCGCTACGGCACCTCTAGGGGGCTGCGCATGTGCATGGCCACCAACGGCACCCTGATCACCGATGCCGTCTGCGCCGAGATGAAATCGGCCGACCTGAAGATGGTGTCGCTGTCGCTCGATGGCTCCACCGCCGCCATTCATGACGATTTTCGTCAGTGTGCCGGTGCCTTCGACGGCGTGGTGCGGGCAGCCGAAACCCTGCGCCGCAACGGCATCAAGTTCCTCATCAACTCATCCTTCACCAAGCGCAACCAGCACGATATCGGTAGCTGCTTCCGTCTGGCCAAGCAGCTGGGCGCGACGGCCTGGTACATGTTCATGATCGTGCCGACCGGCCGCGGCGAGGAGATCATGGACGAACTGGTATCGAAGGAGGATTACGAGGACATTCTCAAATGGCACTACGAGCAGGAAAAGCGCGAGGACGAGATCCTCATGCGGCCGACCTGCGCACCGCATTATTACCGTATTGTGCCACAGATGGCCAAGGCCGAAGGGGTGGATTTCAAACGCCGCAGCCTGACCTTTTCCACCGGCGGCGGCAAGGGCTGTATTGCCGCCCAGTCCATCTGTCTGATCGACTGTTTCGGTAACCTCAAGCCCTGTTCCTACTTTCACTCCTCGGTGGGCAACGTCAAGCAGATCCCGTTCAAGGATCTCTGGTTCAACTCCAAGGTGTTCAACGAGTTGCGCGACTTCTCCAAATACAAGGGCAAGTGCGGCGAATGCGAGTTCATCAATGTTTGCGGTGGCTGTCGCGCCCGTGCCGATGCGGTGTATGGCGACTA
Protein-coding sequences here:
- a CDS encoding radical SAM/SPASM domain-containing protein, which gives rise to MAAEQQFIPKWIAWESTRRCNLSCVHCRCSSDLAAAAGDFTTEEAYRLIDDICEVSKPVLVLSGGEPLMRPDIFDIARYGTSRGLRMCMATNGTLITDAVCAEMKSADLKMVSLSLDGSTAAIHDDFRQCAGAFDGVVRAAETLRRNGIKFLINSSFTKRNQHDIGSCFRLAKQLGATAWYMFMIVPTGRGEEIMDELVSKEDYEDILKWHYEQEKREDEILMRPTCAPHYYRIVPQMAKAEGVDFKRRSLTFSTGGGKGCIAAQSICLIDCFGNLKPCSYFHSSVGNVKQIPFKDLWFNSKVFNELRDFSKYKGKCGECEFINVCGGCRARADAVYGDYLAEEPFCNYIPLKTRKRLEREAAENRGE